A single Lolium perenne isolate Kyuss_39 chromosome 6, Kyuss_2.0, whole genome shotgun sequence DNA region contains:
- the LOC127310842 gene encoding uncharacterized protein, translating into MTVLYTNAASSVEEWITNAEASLGSSSRKIVGLDVEYDKLSGTYFNPKKADVIQICVGTDVLVYHICHADERSEKLAEFLHGYRYTFAGFCVAEDRNILSRSKYYVHNLKDIQAIWRDPDNKKRTQGLKDVAGAIIDPIYFEMKDGFGRREHRMWADPPPLPPKHLEYAARDAYATYEVFRRLDVFERGFFSLFKHPEKKRGRDW; encoded by the coding sequence ATGACTGTTCTGTACACGAATGCAGCATCAAGTGTTGAGGAGTGGATCACCAATGCTGAAGCTTCCCTCGGTTCTTCTTCTAGGAAGATTGTTGGTCTTGATGTTGAGTATGATAAACTCAGTGGAACCTATTTCAATCCGAAGAAAGCTGATGTGATCCAGATATGTGTTGGCACTGATGTTCTTGTGTACCACATATGCCATGCTGATGAGAGGAGTGAAAAGTTGGCTGAGTTTCTTCATGGCTATAGGTACACTTTTGCTGGGTTTTGCGTCGCAGAAGACCGCAACATTCTCTCACGTTCAAAGTACTATGTTCATAATCTGAAGGATATCCAGGCAATATGGAGAGATCCGGACAACAAGAAGAGAACTCAGGGCCTGAAGGATGTtgctggagctattatagatccaatctattttgagatgaaggatggtTTTGGAAGGAGAGAGCACAGGATGTGGGCTGATCCGCCGCCTCTACCGCCTAAGCATTTGGAATATGCTGCACGGGACGCATATGCAACGTACGAGGTTTTTCGAAGGCTGGATGTGTTTGAGAGGGGCTTCTTCTCCTTATTCAAACATCCTGAGAAGAAGCGTGGCAGGGATTGGTGA